From the genome of Nakamurella flavida:
CCCTGGATCTGCCCGTGCTCTTCGTGTCCGGCCGGCGCGACCCGTTCGGCAGCCCCGACGAGTTCGCCGCGCACGTCGGCGCCATCCCGGGTCCGGTCACCCAGGTGTGGCTGCCCGGGGGGCACGCCCCGACCGGCGACGCGGCCGTCGCCGCCGCGGTGGTGGACTGGCTCGGCTCGCTCTGACCCGCCCGGACACGCCACCGGCGGCGACCCCGCTGCGGGGACCGCCGCCGGTGGGCGGGGCGGGACGGCTCAGGCGTCGCGGCGCTGCAACAGCACCAGTGCGAGCACCCACAGCACGACGGCGGAGCCGACGAAGACCAGCAGGCCCTGGATCGGGGTCGGTCCGTTCGTGGGTCCGAAGGGGCTGGTGCTGCCGCCGGAGACGAAGGCGTTGGCCGCGCTGAACGGCAGCCACGGCTGCACCTTGGGACCGATGGTCGGGATCAGCGAGAACAGCTGCTCGGCCAGGAACGGCCACAGCAGCACGATGGCGATGGCGCCGGCCGACTGCCGGACCATGGTCGCCACGGCCACGGCGATGATCGCGCCGACGGCGAGCAGCACACCGTGTCCCAGGACGATGCGGTAGTCCGCGCCGGTGCTCAACTGCAGGTCGGTGCTGGCATCGCCGGCCAGGGTCTTGGTCAGGGAGTAGGCGGCCAGGCCGCCGACCACCCCGACCACGCCACCGAGCACGGCCAGCAGCACCGTCTTGGCGATCAGCACCTTGGGCCGCTGGGGTACGGCCAGGAACGTGCTGCGGATGGTGCCGAAGCGGTACTCGGTGGTGACGGCCAGGGCGGCCAGCACCATGAAGATCGGCAGACCGAGGTTGAAGCCGAGCTGCGAGACGGAGGTGCTGGCCTGCCGACCGCCGTCGACGCTGCCGAAGATGACGGCGAAGCCGAGCACGGCGACGAACACCGCGGCCAGGCACCAGTAGGGCGAGCGGGTGGTGAACAGCTTGATGCGTTCGACGTTGACGAGCGTCATGACGCGACCGTCCTCTCGGTGCCGGTGGGGCCGGGGGTGCTGGTGCCGGAGTACTCGACCGAGTCGCCGGTGAGCTGGATGAACGCGTCCTCCAGCGAGCCGGTCTGCGGGGACAACTCGTGCAGGACGACGCCGTGGGACGCGGCCAGATCGCCGATCCGCTCGATGGGCGTCCCGAAGGCGGTCAGCGCGCCGCCGGGCCCGGTCGGCCCGTCGCTGTCGGTGGTCCGGATGCCCGCCGCGGCGAGCGCGGTCCGCAGCTCGGCCAGTTGCGGCGAGCGGACCTTGACCGAGGCTTCGGTGGCCTGGGAGATGAAGTCGGCGGTGGACTGGTCGGCGATGAGCCGGCCCCGGCCGATGACGAGCAGGTGGTCCGCGGTCAGGGCCATCTCGGAGAGCAGGTGCGAGGACACCAGCACCGTCCGGCCCTGCGAGGCGAGGTTCTTCATGAACGTCCGGATCCAGTGGATGCCTTCGGGGTCCAGGCCGTTGACCGGCTCGTCGAAGAGCAGCACCTCGGGATCGCCGAGCAGCGCGCCGGCCAGGCCGAGCCGCTGCTTCATGCCCAGCGAGAACTTCCCGGCGGACTTGCCGGCCACGGCCGTGAGCCCGACGAGCTCGAGCACCTCGTCCACCCGGGCCCTGGGCAGCTTGTTGGACGCGGCCAGGAAGGCCAGGTGGGCCCGCGCCGAACGGTTGGGATGGATCCAGGTCGCGTCGAGCAGGGCGCCGACCTTGGTCAGCGGGCTGACCAGGGAGGCGTAGGGCTGACCGTTGATCAGCGCCTGCCCGCGGGTCGGGACGTCCAGTCCCAGGATCATCCGCATGGTGGTCGACTTGCCGGCCCCGTTGGGGCCGAGGAACCCGGTCACGGTGCCGGGTCGCACGGAGAAGGTCAGGTCGTCGACGGCCACGGTGCGGCCGTAGGCCTTGGTCAGGCCTCTCACTTCGATCATCGGGCGGGCTCCTGTCGGGGCACTGGGGCGGGGCGGGCGTACTGGTGGGTACGGGCGGTGTGGGCGGGGGCCGGAACGGGTGCGGTCGTCCGGGTCCCACCGTTCCGGTCACCGGCACGGCTGTCATCCCCGACGCGCCCTGAGATCCCCCGGATACGACCCTGAGACGGCCCCACCTGCCCCCGCTTCGTCGCCGAGGATAACGCTCGGTAGTCGGTAGGGAACAGGCCGTTCATGCTCAGCAGGCTTACCATTGACGGATGACCGCCACCCTGACCCCGCCGACCGTCGACCGCCACGCCCGCGAGGGCCGCCAGTGGGGGGTGCTGCTGGGGCTGCTGGCCGCGTCCGGGCTGGTCGCCTTCCTCGGCGGGCTGGCCAGCGTCAGCGGCGTCGACGGCTGGTACGCCCAGGCCGACAAGCCGGCGTGGACCCCGCCGAACTGGGTGTTCGGCCCGGTCTGGACCGTGCTGTACGTCCTCATGGCGGTGGCCGCCTGGCTGGTCTGGCGGCGGTGGGGGCTGTCCGGGCCGACCGGCGCCAGGGTCGCGCTGTCGCTCTACGCGCTGCAGCTCGTGCTCAACGGACTGTGGACGCCGGCCTTCTTCGGGGCCGAGCTCCTCGAGCTCGGCGCGGTGATCATCATCGCGTTGGACGTCGTGCTGGTGCTGACGGTGGCGGAGTTCTGGCGCCGCCACCGCCTCGCCGCGGTCCTGTTGCTGCCCTACCTGGCGTGGTGCCTCTACGCGACCAGCCTGAACATCGGCATCGCCCTGCTGAACTGAGCGCGGCCGGACCGCCCCGGGTGGGTCACGGCCCCGGGCGGACGATGGCCTTGAGGCTGTCGGGGTCCAGATCGCTCTCCAGGGCCTGGGCGGCGTGGTCCAGGTCGAAGCGCCCGGTGACCAGGGAGTCCAGGTCGACCAGCCCGGCGGACACGAGATGGATGGCCGCGGGCCAGGTGTCGGTGTACCGGAAGATCCCGGTGACGGTGACCTCGAAGTTCTGGATGTGCTCGATCGGGAGCGACATCTCCGTCGAGCCGAGTCCGACCAGCACCGCGACCCCGCCGGGTCGGACGGCCCGGATGCCGCTGAACACCGCCCGCGCAGCGCCGCTCGCGTCGACGAAGGCGTTCACGTCCAGGCCGGCGGTGGCCACGTCCGTCTCGCGGGGGTCCAGCACGCGGGTCGCGCCGTAGCGCAGTGCCCGTTCGCGCCGCTCCGGGACGAGGTCGGACACGATGATCTCGGCGGCACCGAACGCGCGGGCCGTCTGCGCGCAGATGATGCCGATCGGCCCGGCGCCGGCGATCAGGATGCTGGATCCGGGCGCGACGCGGGCCTTGCGCATGGTGGTGATGGCCACGGACAACGGTTCGAGCAGGGCGGCGGCCTCGTCGGACATCGAGTCCGGGACGCGGTGGGCGTACTCGTCACGGATGACGCAGTACCGGGCGAAGGCGCCGTCGATCGGCGGGGTGGCGTAGAACTCCATCCGGCGGCACAGGTTGTACTGCCCGGCCCGGCATTCCCGGCAGGACCGGCACGGCTTCTGGGGCTCGACCGCGACCCGCTCGCCGATCCGGGAGTCGGCCACGTCGGCCCCGACCGCGACGATCCGCCCGGACAGCTCGTGCCCCAGGATCAGCGGCGCGTCCACCACGAAGTCGCCGATCCGGCCGTGCCGGAAGTAGTGCGTGTCCGAGCCGCACACGCCGACCGCGGCGACCTCGATCAGCACCTCGTCGGCGGCGTACGCGGGGGTCGGGACCTCCTTCACGGAGAGCGCCTGCTGACCGGTGAGCACGGCGGCCCGCATGGTGGGCGGGATGGCGGTCGTCTGGGTCATGGTCGGCCTCTCGTCGTGGCGTGCCGCCGGTGGGGGCGGATGGGTGGGCGGGCGGGCGGGTGTGGACGGCGTCCGGACCAGGGTGGCCCCCCACGGCCGGCTCCGCTCGGCGGTCAGGCGCGGATCACGTCCGGCCCCAGGGCGGAGTACCGGGCGGCGTCGACGCTGCGCAGGCCGCGGTCGGTGACCAGGACCTGGAAGTCCCCGACATCGGCGAACCGGGCGAAGCTGTCGATGCCGAACTTGGTGTGCACGCCCACGAACATCCGGCGTCGGGTGCGGGCGATCACCCGCGCCTTCAGTGCGGACACGGCCGGGTCCGGGGTGGTCAGGCCGCGATCCAGCGAGATCCCGTTGGTGCCGAGTACGGCCAGGTCCAGGACGAGGTCGTCGAGCATGGCGTTGGCCCACGGGCCGGCGGTGCTCAGGGTCTGTGCGCGGACGCCACCGCCGAGGACGATCACGGTGTGCCCGGCCGCCTGGGCCAGCGCCCCGGCCACCGAGATGGACGGGGTGATGACCGTGAGCGGCCGGTCCACCCGGGCCAGTCGCTGGGCGACGAGCAGGGGGGTGAACCCGTCGTCGAGGAAGAGTGATTGGGCCACGCCGATCCGGTCGACGGCCGCCTCGGCGATCCGCTGCTTCTCACCGACCAGGTGGGTGGACCGGAACGCCAGGGTGGTCTCGAAGCCGGCGCCGTCGAGCGGGTAGGCGGCGCCGTGGCTGCGGCGCACCAGTCCCTGGGCCTCCAGCACGGTCAGGTCGCGGCGGATGGTCTCCTGCGCGACCCCCAGCCGGTCGGCCAGGTCGGCGACCTCGATGCGGCCCTCGGCGCGGGTGGCGAGCACGATGCCGCGGCGTCGTTCGGCGTTCACCGTCCGGCTCATCGCCACCGCCCTCCCGTCCGGATGTCCCGCGAGCGGCCGATCGCCCCCTCGCGTCCCTCCAGCATCGTGCTGTTCCTGCCCGGGTCACAGTCGGATCTGCTCCGCAGAAGACCCGTTCCTCGCCCGATCTGCCCGTGCCCCCACATCCGCGCGCCGGATGTCCGCCCGGGCCGCCGACCGGCCCGGGAACATTATTTCTACAATCCTCGTGACCAGGTCTGCCGGAGTTGTTCCCGGTGAAATGTGCTCCGCATTCCCGGTCTTTTTCTCCCGCATTCGGACGGCGGACGTGCCCTGCGGGTGTGCGGCGGGGAGTGGATGCGTCGGCATCGGGGCGGTCGGCCGGGCCGGCGCCGCCACGGGGGGTCGTCCGCGCTGGTGAAACGATTGCATTGAACGAACCCCCTCGTCCGTGGACCTTTTCCACCGTCGTTCCCCAGGACTCGACATTTCTCGACACGGGGTGGTGCACCCCACAGCGCGAAGGCGCTTCTTTCACGATTCTGTGCCCCGGCCCACAGCTTTCCGGGCCCTTTTCCGGTGTCGAGGTGGTTAACGTCCTGCCTCATTCCTCGCCCCGACGCGGGGCGTGCACCGAGCCCCGGACGGCCCGCCGTCCGGGCCCGCCACCGCACCGCAGCTCGCCCGAATCCCGTCCGGGAGGGGGCGCGACGCGGCCCGACCCTGGAGATGACGCATGACCGCCGTCCTCGAACCTGCCGCGACCGTCCGTTCCCTGCCCGTTTCGGCCGCCCCGGTCCCGAGCCCGACGGGGGCGGCCGGCAGATCCCCGGCCCCGTCCGGGGCGCCGGTCGCCCCCGAGCTGCTGCGGTGGATCGGCGAGGTGGCCGCGTTGACCCGGCCGGACCGCATCCACTTCGTCACCGGCACCGATGCGGAGTTCGCCGAGCTGACCGACGCGCTGGTCGCCGCGGGCACCTTCACCCGGCTGACCGGCAAGCCGAACTCCTTCCACGTGGTGTCCGACCCGTCCGACGTCGCCCGGGTCGA
Proteins encoded in this window:
- a CDS encoding TspO/MBR family protein, yielding MTATLTPPTVDRHAREGRQWGVLLGLLAASGLVAFLGGLASVSGVDGWYAQADKPAWTPPNWVFGPVWTVLYVLMAVAAWLVWRRWGLSGPTGARVALSLYALQLVLNGLWTPAFFGAELLELGAVIIIALDVVLVLTVAEFWRRHRLAAVLLLPYLAWCLYATSLNIGIALLN
- a CDS encoding NAD(P)-dependent alcohol dehydrogenase, translated to MTQTTAIPPTMRAAVLTGQQALSVKEVPTPAYAADEVLIEVAAVGVCGSDTHYFRHGRIGDFVVDAPLILGHELSGRIVAVGADVADSRIGERVAVEPQKPCRSCRECRAGQYNLCRRMEFYATPPIDGAFARYCVIRDEYAHRVPDSMSDEAAALLEPLSVAITTMRKARVAPGSSILIAGAGPIGIICAQTARAFGAAEIIVSDLVPERRERALRYGATRVLDPRETDVATAGLDVNAFVDASGAARAVFSGIRAVRPGGVAVLVGLGSTEMSLPIEHIQNFEVTVTGIFRYTDTWPAAIHLVSAGLVDLDSLVTGRFDLDHAAQALESDLDPDSLKAIVRPGP
- a CDS encoding ABC transporter ATP-binding protein, with product MIEVRGLTKAYGRTVAVDDLTFSVRPGTVTGFLGPNGAGKSTTMRMILGLDVPTRGQALINGQPYASLVSPLTKVGALLDATWIHPNRSARAHLAFLAASNKLPRARVDEVLELVGLTAVAGKSAGKFSLGMKQRLGLAGALLGDPEVLLFDEPVNGLDPEGIHWIRTFMKNLASQGRTVLVSSHLLSEMALTADHLLVIGRGRLIADQSTADFISQATEASVKVRSPQLAELRTALAAAGIRTTDSDGPTGPGGALTAFGTPIERIGDLAASHGVVLHELSPQTGSLEDAFIQLTGDSVEYSGTSTPGPTGTERTVAS
- a CDS encoding DeoR/GlpR family DNA-binding transcription regulator; translated protein: MSRTVNAERRRGIVLATRAEGRIEVADLADRLGVAQETIRRDLTVLEAQGLVRRSHGAAYPLDGAGFETTLAFRSTHLVGEKQRIAEAAVDRIGVAQSLFLDDGFTPLLVAQRLARVDRPLTVITPSISVAGALAQAAGHTVIVLGGGVRAQTLSTAGPWANAMLDDLVLDLAVLGTNGISLDRGLTTPDPAVSALKARVIARTRRRMFVGVHTKFGIDSFARFADVGDFQVLVTDRGLRSVDAARYSALGPDVIRA
- a CDS encoding ABC transporter permease is translated as MTLVNVERIKLFTTRSPYWCLAAVFVAVLGFAVIFGSVDGGRQASTSVSQLGFNLGLPIFMVLAALAVTTEYRFGTIRSTFLAVPQRPKVLIAKTVLLAVLGGVVGVVGGLAAYSLTKTLAGDASTDLQLSTGADYRIVLGHGVLLAVGAIIAVAVATMVRQSAGAIAIVLLWPFLAEQLFSLIPTIGPKVQPWLPFSAANAFVSGGSTSPFGPTNGPTPIQGLLVFVGSAVVLWVLALVLLQRRDA